The following are encoded in a window of Pirellulales bacterium genomic DNA:
- a CDS encoding DUF1080 domain-containing protein yields MMNDDDNQYEATSDAIEFTSISGKIVGRLEQIERKSPTPGAKPQTGAVALFDGSSANEFVGGKMTAEKLLEVGAVSKHKFANFLMHLEFRTPFMPNACGQGRGNSGVYLQNRYEVQLLDTFGLQGKDHECGGIYSARATKVNVCFP; encoded by the coding sequence GTGATGAACGATGATGACAATCAATATGAAGCGACCAGCGACGCGATCGAATTTACAAGCATATCGGGCAAGATAGTTGGTCGGCTTGAGCAAATCGAACGAAAAAGTCCGACGCCTGGTGCCAAGCCGCAGACAGGTGCCGTCGCCCTGTTCGATGGTTCGTCCGCCAACGAATTTGTTGGCGGAAAAATGACCGCTGAAAAGCTGCTCGAAGTTGGCGCGGTCAGCAAGCACAAGTTCGCTAATTTCCTGATGCACCTCGAATTCCGCACCCCTTTTATGCCCAATGCATGCGGGCAAGGGCGCGGCAATAGCGGCGTCTATTTGCAAAATCGCTACGAGGTGCAATTGCTCGATACATTTGGCCTGCAGGGAAAAGATCATGAATGCGGCGGCATCTACTCGGCCCGCGCGACGAAAGTCAACGTGTGCTTCCCGTAA